A stretch of Halichondria panicea chromosome 1, odHalPani1.1, whole genome shotgun sequence DNA encodes these proteins:
- the LOC135343657 gene encoding hemicentin-1-like isoform X5: MNVGITLIALLSFCSCIHGQTCSETLDLTDDLSINASLATSCIRCIIAGQFMTDIQWIAQSNMILTDGMNGVSVTSMPGVLVITDADAFFLLGIPVSLQCGGASDSIYPAGLFAPIVSIPDNGVVTEGGDIRLSCISINNRPGTFQRQWYNPVGEPFSTFQIPQLSNVLRDQAGVYTCRLTSLQNGDFLEDSGTLIVNYMPSIASSNPASNMVFITETISLSCISDSVPVSVITWFHEGSLLTNGAGGAIITLAGGSSTLMRSGLTTASGGTYTCVATNVVGSANASVEVIIQVPPSPPTNLMVSNIGETSLDLSWTNGFDGLSPIIGVTVEVFDGILRAKLIPLAGDSSLQSTQLSGLNEFTLFNITVTVNNAVGFSESAMISAVTLSLRLGAPRMVTLTSPTSTTLVAEWLPPVPNVATTSLPEAWFVSLRDSNNIDLCTFIVSEPTTLTYAFTQLGKGSEYIVRVAGNNSRGIGEFSEFVSNQTLVDPPSMPLNLIGEGVSSSGLTVSWLLPTDNGGRPVTQYVMRYRIVGVSTFSEIVLTETSLLLFNGGTPSPPADLVGSNSYEVEVLAVNTAGRGDAAIITIMTQSLNEPQPILVVPVVDLITNRTALISWEFPGGQVDEYLVQYKERLNDWTTPNDIFVRSVAGNVTMVMLTDLIPSASYDVRVASVNAMGTSQFFFQGEFSTQAPSPPTVSGPREVFAGETTQLNCSSSVSNVFTLRWVRVGRLTLPSSATQVGNNLVFTNPLSTDTGTYSCISISTGVSANITISFLTPSTEGPSGGVVNEMVIALSVVGVIGIIVIVLLFVVMLLVCTRRKPSYSNDHQSAARNPAHGMSNDAVRNPDDLSNDAVRNPACDLSDAVRSPAYDLSNDAVRNPAYDLSNDAVRNPAYDLSNDAVRNPAYDLSDAVRNPAYDLSNDAVRNPAYDLSDAVRNPAYDLSDAVRNPAYDLSVRQAPNDAASVQSNDEDVYEDIPDEVLYETIDPDNSNNDGEGGAVMVSSNAAYGVRL; this comes from the exons ATGAATGTTGGTATAACTCTGATAGCTCTGCTCTCTTTCTGCTCTT GCATCCATGGCCAGACTTGCAGTGAAACTTTGGATCTGACTGATGATCTTTCTATAAATGCTTCACTGGCTACCTCCTGCATACGATGCATTATAGCTGGACAGTTCATGACTGATATACAGTGGATTGCTCAATCTAATATGATTCTTACTGACGGAATGAATGGAGTATCTGTTACTTCAATGCCTGGTGTCTTGGTAATCACTGATGCTGATGCTTTCTTTCTTCTGGGAATACCTGTCTCCCTTCAATGCGGCGGCGCCAGTGATTCCATTTACCCAGCTG GCCTTTTTGCACCGATTGTTAGTATCCCAGATAATGGGGTAGTCACAGAGGGAGGGGATATAAGGCTCAGCTGTATCTCGATCAACAACCGACCAGGGACATTCCAGCGCCAGTGGTACAATCCAGTTGGGGAACCATTTTCTACGTTTCAAATACCACAATTATCGAACGTACTAAGAGACCAAGCTGGAGTATATACTTGTCGACTGACTAGCTTGCAAAATGGAGATTTTCTTGAAGACTCTGGGACTTTGATCGTTAACT ATATGCCCAGTATAGCGTCTAGTAATCCAGCCTCTAACATGGTCTTCATAACTGAAACCATATCTCTCTCCTGTATCTCCGACTCTGTCCCAGTCTCTGTTATAACCTGGTTCCATGAAGGGTCACTTCTGACTAATGGCGCTGGTGGAGCTATCATTACTCTGGCTGGTGGATCGTCCACTCTAATGAGGTCAGGACTGACTACAGCCAGCGGCGGTACTTACACTTGTGTTGCAACAAATGTTGTTGGTTCTGCAAACGCTAGTGTGGAAGTTATCATTCAAG tccccCCTTCTCCCCCCACTAACCTGATGGTCTCCAATATTGGAGAGACCAGTCTGGACCTCTCCTGGACTAACGGCTTCGATGGACTGAGCCCTATCATCGGGGTCACAGTGGAAGTATTCGATGGAATATTACGAGCTAAACTGATACCTCTCGCTGGCGACAGTTCTCTACAATCAACCCAGCTTTCTGGTCTAAATGAATTTACGCTCTTCAATATTACAGTGACAGTTAACAATGCTGTTGGCTTTAGTGAATCTGCTATGATATCAGCCGTGACTCTCTCTctaa GACTTGGTGCTCCTCGTATGGTTACACTGACCAGTCCCACGTCTACAACTCTCGTTGCAGAGTGGCTG CCTCCTGTTCCCAATGTTGCCACAACCTCTCTACCTGAAGCTTGGTTTGTCAGCCTTCGTGATAGCAACAACATTGACCTTTGCACTTTCATAGTCTCCGAGCCCACCACTCTCACGTACGCATTCACTCAACTAGGCAAGGGGTCAGAGTACATTGTTCGGGTTGCCGGGAACAACTCCCGGGGGATTGGAGAATTCTCAGAATTTGTGTCCAATCAAACGCTAGTGGATC CTCCTTCCATGCCCCTTAATCTGATTGGCGAGGGTGTGAGTTCCTCTGGTCTAACTGTCTCCTGGCTGCTACCGACTGATAATGGTGGTCGCCCAGTCACTCAGTACGTCATGCGTTATCGGATAGTAGGAGTATCAACATTCAGTGAGATTGTTCTGACAGAGACCTCTCTGTTACTATTTAATGGCGGGACCCCCAGTCCACCAGCCGACCTTGTGGGCAGCAACTCTTATGA agtTGAGGTATTGGCTGTGAACACGGCTGGTAGAGGAGATGCAGCCATCATTACCATCATGACCCAATCACTGA ATGAACCACAACCAATTTTAGTCGTTCCCGTTGTGGATCTAATAACCAATAGAACTGCGCTAATTTCCTGGGAATTTCCCGGGGGACAAGTGGACGAATACCTCGTACAATACAAAGAGCGGCTCAATGATTGGACCACTCCTAACGATATTTTTGTGAGGAGTGTGGCCGGCAATGTTACCATGGTGATGTTGACTGATTTAATACCCAGTGCTTCGTATGACGTGCGTGTTGCATCTGTCAATGCGATGGGAACATCTCAGTTCTTCTTTCAGGGAGAATTTTCCACACAAG cacccTCACCGCCCACTGTTTCCGGTCCCAGGGAAGTCTTTGCTGGTGAGACAACACAACTCAACTGTTCCTCCAGTGTCAGTAATGTCTTTACTCTACGCTGGGTGCGTGTTGGTCGACTCACTCTGCCCTCTTCTGCCACTCAAGTTGGCAATAACCTCGTGTTCACCAACCCACTATCTACGGACACAGGGACCTACTCTTGCATTTCGATCTCCACTGGTGTGAGTGCCAACATCACTATCAGCTTCCTCACACCATCTACAGAAG GGCCAAGTGGTGGTGTCGTTAACGAAATGGTAATCGCTTTGTCTGTGGTTGGAGTTATTGGAATCATAGTGATCGTACTACTCTTTGTTGTGATGCTGTTGGTTTGTACGAGACGAAAACCTTCTTATTCCAATGACCACCAAAGTGCAG CAAGGAATCCTGCACATGGTATGTCTAATGATGCAGTCAGAAATCCTGATGATTTGTCTAATGATGCAGTCAGAAATCCTGCATGTGATTTATCTGATGCAGTCAGAAGTCCTGCATACGATTTGTCTAATGATGCAGTCAGAAATCCTGCATACGATTTGTCTAATGATGCAGTCAGAAATCCTGCATACGATTTGTCAAATGATGCAGTCAGAAATCCTGCATATGATTTGTCTGATGCAGTCAGAAATCCTGCATACGATTTGTCTAATGATGCAGTCAGAAATCCTGCATATGATTTGTCTGATGCAGTCAGAAATCCTGCATACGATTTGTCT GATGCTGTCAGAAATCCTGCATATGATTTGTCTGTTAGACAAGCTCCTAATGATGCAGCCAGTGTCCAATCAAATGATGAGGACGTATATGAAGATATTCCAG ATGAGGTGCTTTACGAGACTATCGATCCTGACAACAGCAACAACGACGGTGAAG GTGGAGCAGTTATGGTATCCAGCAATGCAGCCTACGGAGTgagattgtga
- the LOC135343657 gene encoding hemicentin-1-like isoform X4, translated as MNVGITLIALLSFCSCIHGQTCSETLDLTDDLSINASLATSCIRCIIAGQFMTDIQWIAQSNMILTDGMNGVSVTSMPGVLVITDADAFFLLGIPVSLQCGGASDSIYPAGLFAPIVSIPDNGVVTEGGDIRLSCISINNRPGTFQRQWYNPVGEPFSTFQIPQLSNVLRDQAGVYTCRLTSLQNGDFLEDSGTLIVNYMPSIASSNPASNMVFITETISLSCISDSVPVSVITWFHEGSLLTNGAGGAIITLAGGSSTLMRSGLTTASGGTYTCVATNVVGSANASVEVIIQVPPSPPTNLMVSNIGETSLDLSWTNGFDGLSPIIGVTVEVFDGILRAKLIPLAGDSSLQSTQLSGLNEFTLFNITVTVNNAVGFSESAMISAVTLSLRLGAPRMVTLTSPTSTTLVAEWLPPVPNVATTSLPEAWFVSLRDSNNIDLCTFIVSEPTTLTYAFTQLGKGSEYIVRVAGNNSRGIGEFSEFVSNQTLVDPPSMPLNLIGEGVSSSGLTVSWLLPTDNGGRPVTQYVMRYRIVGVSTFSEIVLTETSLLLFNGGTPSPPADLVGSNSYEVEVLAVNTAGRGDAAIITIMTQSLNEPQPILVVPVVDLITNRTALISWEFPGGQVDEYLVQYKERLNDWTTPNDIFVRSVAGNVTMVMLTDLIPSASYDVRVASVNAMGTSQFFFQGEFSTQAPSPPTVSGPREVFAGETTQLNCSSSVSNVFTLRWVRVGRLTLPSSATQVGNNLVFTNPLSTDTGTYSCISISTGVSANITISFLTPSTEGPSGGVVNEMVIALSVVGVIGIIVIVLLFVVMLLVCTRRKPSYSNDHQSAARNPAHGMSNDAVRNPDDLSNDAVRNPACDLSDAVRSPAYDLSNDAVRNPAYDLSNDAVRNPAYDLSNDAVRNPAYDLSDAVRNPLSDAVRNPAYDLSNDAVRNPAYDLSNDAVRNPAYDLSVRQAPNDAASVQSNDEDVYEDIPDIDEVLYETIDPDNSNNDGEGGAVMVSSNAAYGVRL; from the exons ATGAATGTTGGTATAACTCTGATAGCTCTGCTCTCTTTCTGCTCTT GCATCCATGGCCAGACTTGCAGTGAAACTTTGGATCTGACTGATGATCTTTCTATAAATGCTTCACTGGCTACCTCCTGCATACGATGCATTATAGCTGGACAGTTCATGACTGATATACAGTGGATTGCTCAATCTAATATGATTCTTACTGACGGAATGAATGGAGTATCTGTTACTTCAATGCCTGGTGTCTTGGTAATCACTGATGCTGATGCTTTCTTTCTTCTGGGAATACCTGTCTCCCTTCAATGCGGCGGCGCCAGTGATTCCATTTACCCAGCTG GCCTTTTTGCACCGATTGTTAGTATCCCAGATAATGGGGTAGTCACAGAGGGAGGGGATATAAGGCTCAGCTGTATCTCGATCAACAACCGACCAGGGACATTCCAGCGCCAGTGGTACAATCCAGTTGGGGAACCATTTTCTACGTTTCAAATACCACAATTATCGAACGTACTAAGAGACCAAGCTGGAGTATATACTTGTCGACTGACTAGCTTGCAAAATGGAGATTTTCTTGAAGACTCTGGGACTTTGATCGTTAACT ATATGCCCAGTATAGCGTCTAGTAATCCAGCCTCTAACATGGTCTTCATAACTGAAACCATATCTCTCTCCTGTATCTCCGACTCTGTCCCAGTCTCTGTTATAACCTGGTTCCATGAAGGGTCACTTCTGACTAATGGCGCTGGTGGAGCTATCATTACTCTGGCTGGTGGATCGTCCACTCTAATGAGGTCAGGACTGACTACAGCCAGCGGCGGTACTTACACTTGTGTTGCAACAAATGTTGTTGGTTCTGCAAACGCTAGTGTGGAAGTTATCATTCAAG tccccCCTTCTCCCCCCACTAACCTGATGGTCTCCAATATTGGAGAGACCAGTCTGGACCTCTCCTGGACTAACGGCTTCGATGGACTGAGCCCTATCATCGGGGTCACAGTGGAAGTATTCGATGGAATATTACGAGCTAAACTGATACCTCTCGCTGGCGACAGTTCTCTACAATCAACCCAGCTTTCTGGTCTAAATGAATTTACGCTCTTCAATATTACAGTGACAGTTAACAATGCTGTTGGCTTTAGTGAATCTGCTATGATATCAGCCGTGACTCTCTCTctaa GACTTGGTGCTCCTCGTATGGTTACACTGACCAGTCCCACGTCTACAACTCTCGTTGCAGAGTGGCTG CCTCCTGTTCCCAATGTTGCCACAACCTCTCTACCTGAAGCTTGGTTTGTCAGCCTTCGTGATAGCAACAACATTGACCTTTGCACTTTCATAGTCTCCGAGCCCACCACTCTCACGTACGCATTCACTCAACTAGGCAAGGGGTCAGAGTACATTGTTCGGGTTGCCGGGAACAACTCCCGGGGGATTGGAGAATTCTCAGAATTTGTGTCCAATCAAACGCTAGTGGATC CTCCTTCCATGCCCCTTAATCTGATTGGCGAGGGTGTGAGTTCCTCTGGTCTAACTGTCTCCTGGCTGCTACCGACTGATAATGGTGGTCGCCCAGTCACTCAGTACGTCATGCGTTATCGGATAGTAGGAGTATCAACATTCAGTGAGATTGTTCTGACAGAGACCTCTCTGTTACTATTTAATGGCGGGACCCCCAGTCCACCAGCCGACCTTGTGGGCAGCAACTCTTATGA agtTGAGGTATTGGCTGTGAACACGGCTGGTAGAGGAGATGCAGCCATCATTACCATCATGACCCAATCACTGA ATGAACCACAACCAATTTTAGTCGTTCCCGTTGTGGATCTAATAACCAATAGAACTGCGCTAATTTCCTGGGAATTTCCCGGGGGACAAGTGGACGAATACCTCGTACAATACAAAGAGCGGCTCAATGATTGGACCACTCCTAACGATATTTTTGTGAGGAGTGTGGCCGGCAATGTTACCATGGTGATGTTGACTGATTTAATACCCAGTGCTTCGTATGACGTGCGTGTTGCATCTGTCAATGCGATGGGAACATCTCAGTTCTTCTTTCAGGGAGAATTTTCCACACAAG cacccTCACCGCCCACTGTTTCCGGTCCCAGGGAAGTCTTTGCTGGTGAGACAACACAACTCAACTGTTCCTCCAGTGTCAGTAATGTCTTTACTCTACGCTGGGTGCGTGTTGGTCGACTCACTCTGCCCTCTTCTGCCACTCAAGTTGGCAATAACCTCGTGTTCACCAACCCACTATCTACGGACACAGGGACCTACTCTTGCATTTCGATCTCCACTGGTGTGAGTGCCAACATCACTATCAGCTTCCTCACACCATCTACAGAAG GGCCAAGTGGTGGTGTCGTTAACGAAATGGTAATCGCTTTGTCTGTGGTTGGAGTTATTGGAATCATAGTGATCGTACTACTCTTTGTTGTGATGCTGTTGGTTTGTACGAGACGAAAACCTTCTTATTCCAATGACCACCAAAGTGCAG CAAGGAATCCTGCACATGGTATGTCTAATGATGCAGTCAGAAATCCTGATGATTTGTCTAATGATGCAGTCAGAAATCCTGCATGTGATTTATCTGATGCAGTCAGAAGTCCTGCATACGATTTGTCTAATGATGCAGTCAGAAATCCTGCATACGATTTGTCTAATGATGCAGTCAGAAATCCTGCATACGATTTGTCAAATGATGCAGTCAGAAATCCTGCATATGATTTGTCTGATGCAGTCAGAAATCCT TTGTCTGATGCAGTCAGAAATCCTGCATACGATTTGTCTAACGATGCCGTCAGAAATCCTGCATATGATTTGTCTAACGATGCTGTCAGAAATCCTGCATATGATTTGTCTGTTAGACAAGCTCCTAATGATGCAGCCAGTGTCCAATCAAATGATGAGGACGTATATGAAGATATTCCAG ATATAGATGAGGTGCTTTACGAGACTATCGATCCTGACAACAGCAACAACGACGGTGAAG GTGGAGCAGTTATGGTATCCAGCAATGCAGCCTACGGAGTgagattgtga